DNA sequence from the Armigeres subalbatus isolate Guangzhou_Male chromosome 1, GZ_Asu_2, whole genome shotgun sequence genome:
AACTACCTATTAAAACTTGGGTGTAATGGTTCACCATATTCTAGACAcatttctaaaaaatattttgaaattcgataatcaatttttcagaatcatggtgaataatattttttctttcagtTCCCTCCACTGTGCAGTGTCATGCAGCATCGCTTGCTCGTCGGGGACCAATTGGGAACAAAGAGTGCTATTTTTAGAACCAAATAACTCGCACCGTACCAACTGGATGCCCCGATAATTAACAACCGTGAGATACATACTTAGACACATCTAGAATCCTAGCTCGCAAATCGGGTTTTGGTACGGTCGGAACCAATCCCTGTGCAATGCTTGCCGGACGCCACGGAGGACGTTCCCTCGCATCGTCCTTGGCGGCTTTCTTCGCTGGTTTGGCGACATTGGGCCTGGAAcgcaaacaagcattagaccACTACTTGAAATACATATCGCAGAACAAACAGACCTTATCGGGATACTCGAATTGACCACGGAAGTGGCTATGGACTCGTCGCTAACACTCAGCGTTTCGCTGGTCGTCTCCGACGACGGTGATTTACTCATCCCGAAACCAATTGCTTCGACTTTACGCGGGCACTAATTAATGTTTAATCGATTTCTAGTAATCGAACGTTCATGGCGGACAACGAAGTGCGACTAAGGACAAATATGCACAATTACACTCGAAGAAGGCCGCGCAGAAAAACAGAGGAATAACACGAGGCACATAGTAAGCCGTTGCCTTGGTGAACCGTCATGCATGTTGGGAAGCAGAAAAGAACCTTCAGAGACAGGTGACGAGGATTATCGAAGCGTGCTTTGCTATCGTCGGGAAAATCGATCCCCTGTTCGCTGTTTATTTGCaacttttgtttatttttcatcgtATGAATCACGTGTGCGAACAAATGGAATCAATCCACGTGATGGTTTCTTCAGGATGGGGAACATGATTACTTAGTCGGTGTTTATTTCTTTTTCATGATTTCCATCGTGGTTTTCCGagacaaaaattttttttacgtttcaaCTTAACGATCTACCTAATTAAATCACATTATTTGATCTTTAAGAATAGCCGCAATTGAAATCAACAACAGAAACGATCCAGCCGTTCCTTGAAAGCCAACCGGACCAGTCCCACTCCGCATTTCATTGCATTTATCTGAACGACACTCCACACAAGTCAGCATGCGGTACTTCGAGGTCAGTTCACTCTGTCGGTTGAGCAGATTGCACTCACCAGCGACCATACATCCACGGAAGATTTTCTCCGTTTGGTTACCCACTAGAAAGAATGTGCTTCAAATGGAGTCTGAATCCTTCAAcaaattttaactatttttacCTTGTACCCGTTTGTACCCGCAGCTCATCGAAACCAGGTTATAATCGGACACATTCTGGCAGACCTGCTTCGGCAGTGTGGTAAGATTATTGCAGTCCAAATCCGTCAGGTCCGTGTCGCAGCTGTAGCATTCTAAACTTTGAACGCCAATAGCGGAAACTAGCAAAGCCAGTAGGAGGGATAGCAGCAAATGAAACATTGGACAGATCTTCTTTGAGGCAACTGTCGGAATGGACTGATCGACTATCGACCGCTGGTCTAATTTAACCAATGGTCGTTATTAAtcctcaaataaacaaaaatatggtaGAGCTTGCTGATATTGTTGACCGACGATAACAATCATCGATGAGTGCAGATAGCCGTACGCGCGATAACTTGTGAAGGACCGATTGAAAGGCGACCGTCAGATTCGCACCACCAAGCACTTAAGCTTCAAAGATAGCTTCGATATGGAACTTTCGTACTGGTTTAAAACAATCTTGAAGGGGGGATTATAGTAATCGCTTGATTGATATACATACGTGTCAAATTAGAATAAACTTAGTCTAGgtcaattattcaaattttccaCTCAAAatgcttcagaatttccatagTACTTATTTTTATATAGAAAGGTTAGATTagccgattcaatacggattttttttttcatcgtgTTTCaagtttcaacataaattttggacattctgcttcaaaaacgtatgcaaaccatgaaaaagtagaaatatggggaaaaatatttttttgaaatctgatagggcttccaaacctttcttgagttcagatcttgatgatctatATCATTGGTTCTTaatctggggtacatgtacccctgggggtaccttcgctgacctCAGGGGGTACCTCAGACAGCCTCAGACAAAAAtacataatggcggatgtatcacaattccaataaacacttattgataatgttttgataattgtgtaactTTTTATTCGAAAACTTTGTAttatacataatatgcatggtgatCGGTAAATCAAAAACTATTAAATCCTGCTACTACAACAGTGTATGAAGAGCTGTGGGACAAAACGTAGAGTGAATAAAATCTAGAACCTAAAGGTTCGGAGGCCTTTATCGGAGAAACATGAGGTCTTTTTCCGAAGAGTTAAACAGCTGGGTTGCAAaaggcttggaaagcttccttccgagaggctccaaagcttccttccgagaggctccaAAGCTTCGTTCCGAGAGGCtccaaagcttccttccaagaggctccaaaacttccttccaagaggctccaaaacttccttccgagaggctccaAAGCTTCTTACCAAGAGGCTccaaagcatcctttcaagaggctcggaagccttcttcaaagaggctcggaagctccctTCAAGTTTCtgggaccccctccccctttaatagttacgtaatctttaaacattccctaatatatgttcattaaa
Encoded proteins:
- the LOC134220396 gene encoding uncharacterized protein LOC134220396 gives rise to the protein MFHLLLSLLLALLVSAIGVQSLECYSCDTDLTDLDCNNLTTLPKQVCQNVSDYNLVSMSCGYKRVQVGNQTEKIFRGCMVAGECNLLNRQSELTSKYRMLTCVECRSDKCNEMRSGTGPVGFQGTAGSFLLLISIAAILKDQIM